A DNA window from Anas acuta chromosome 4, bAnaAcu1.1, whole genome shotgun sequence contains the following coding sequences:
- the HIPK4 gene encoding homeodomain-interacting protein kinase 4 — MAQNWVPGGASWRRSCLSLSNPIPSPAIMTLVVGGELYDIVDIVGKGSFGEVARSCRRSTGEMVAIKILRNEGNQGQTAWNEVKLLRALQAVDTEAAHIVRFLESFQDSACTYLVFELLEQSLFEFQKNNNFSPLPVRHIRTIVAQVLVALAKLKELAIIHADLKPENIMLVDHARHPFRVKLVDFGSACIFSEVCFIKEPYIQTRFYRAPEILLGLPFCEKMDMWSLGCVVAELHLGRPLYPGRNEDEQVRYICKTQGLPPGRLLCTARKAQRFFQRAPDPAGAWQLKPEVAVVGAKVRVGWRRYILSSLEQMVAVNMRPLLGAGQEALAERCDLHGMVELVQRMLTWDSHERITPSTALKHPFISMTQLESSFQATQYYQLCQQAAQASREDAAGAAAAPTVEESIALPPEEHGCCSAQTATTQMDNLSLGEESQHGACHPIPCHYGSWRRAAQHPQRPKMNTVSGNLIVLGPPPSPPGGRARWQLGAEHAQGSVRLTPYQGTTVG, encoded by the coding sequence ATGGCCCAGAATTGGGTCCCCGGGGGAGCATCGTGGCGACGATCCTGTCTGTCCCTGTCCaaccccatcccctccccagccatAATGACGTTGGTGGTGGGTGGCGAGCTCTACGATATTGTGGACATAGTGGGTAAGGGGTCCTTCGGGGAGGTGGCCAGGAGCTGTCGGAGGAGCACAGGAGAGATGGTTGCCATTAAGATCTTGAGGAATGAAGGCAACCAAGGCCAGACCGCCTGGAACGAGGTGAAGCTGCTGCGGGCGCTGCAGGCGGTGGACACGGAGGCAGCGCACATCGTCCGCTTCCTTGAGTCTTTTCAGGACAGCGCCTGCACCTACCTGGTCTTCGAGCTGCTGGAACAAAGCCTCTTTGAATTCCAGAAGAACAACAACTTCTCGCCGCTGCCCGTGCGGCACATCCGCACCATCGTGGCGCAGGTGCTGGTGGCGTTGGCCAAGCTGAAGGAGCTCGCCATCATCCACGCTGACCTGAAGCCAGAGAACATCATGCTGGTGGACCACGCGCGTCACCCTTTCCGCGTGAAGCTGGTGGACTTCGGCTCGGCCTGCATCTTCAGCGAGGTGTGCTTCATCAAGGAGCCCTACATCCAGACCCGCTTCTACCGGGCGCCCGAaatcctgctggggctgcccttcTGCGAGAAGATGGACATGTGGTCCTTGGGCTGCGTGGTGGCCGAGCTCCACCTGGGCAGGCCGCTCTATCCAGGCAGAAATGAGGACGAGCAGGTCCGCTACATCTGCAAGACACAGGGTTTGCCACCAGGGAGGCTGCTGTGCACTGCCCGCAAAGCTCAGCGCTTTTTCCAGCGGGCACCAGATCCGGCTGGAGCTTGGCAGCTGAAGCCGGAGGTGGCAGTGGTTGGGGCAAAAGTGAGGGTGGGGTGGAGGAGATACATCCTCTCCTCGCTGGAGCAGATGGTGGCAGTCAACATGCGACCGCTGCTTGGCGCTGGGCAGGAGGCGCTGGCCGAACGCTGTGACCTGCACGGGATGGTGGAGCTGGTGCAGAGGATGCTCACCTGGGACTCACATGAGAGGATCACGCCCAGCACTGCCCTCAAGCACCCGTTCATCTCCATGACGCAGCTGGAGTCCAGCTTCCAGGCCACCCAGTACTACCAGCTGTGCCAGCAAGCTGCCCAGGCTTCCCGCGAGGATGCTGCTGGTGCCGCTGCCGCTCCTACTGTGGAAGAAAGCATCGCACTCCCACCAGAGGAGCATGGTTGTTGCAGTGCACAGACAGCCACCACCCAGATGGACAACCTCAGCCTGGGCGAGGAGAGCCAGCACGGTGCCTGCCACCCCATCCCCTGCCACTATGGGAGCTGGCGCcgggcagcacagcacccacagcGCCCCAAGATGAACACGGTTTCGGGTAACCTGATTGTGTTGGGGCCACCACCGTCCCCTCCCGGTGGCAGAGCCAGGTGGCAGCTAGGAGCAGAGCATGCACAGGGGAGCGTCCGCCTCACCCCATACCAAGGTACCACTGTGGGGTAG